One part of the Pirellulaceae bacterium genome encodes these proteins:
- a CDS encoding carboxypeptidase M32, translating to MDALTELEALFQDARQTAMLEATQALLEWDDRTGLPTQAGAYRAEQITQLSGMIHQRQVAPEYAERLQKLNAKADSLDLTLQQASSLRLLYREYHKNARLPTDLVQALARATVLGQQAWETARHQDDWSLFRPHLQQIVQLKRQQAQLLHDGGSLYDSLLDQYEMGARTGEVSEPTVDGAPSNLEESVTNLQAVFAALRDALAELVQVLGGAPRRPAGRTWQRPIDVACQRKTSRWISEQIGYSFQRGRLDETSHPFCTTLGPHDCRILTRYQPEYFPCGFYGTLHEAGHGLYEQGLLTDWYGLPAGKYVSLGVHESQSRLWENFVGRSQAFWRWAFPPLSKMVGGAWDGLSADDIYGDVNLVWPSLIRVEADEVTYNLHILIRFELEQQLIGGQLTVDDAPEAWNQRYQHYLGINPPSPRDGILQDVHWSAGLIGYFPTYTLGNLYAAQLMQAAQRDVGDLEQRIGQGDFEPLLEWLRSKIHALGACYVPAELIHMTTGQPLSHQPLIDYLRSKLFPLYGL from the coding sequence ATGGATGCGCTGACGGAACTGGAGGCACTTTTTCAGGATGCTCGCCAAACAGCAATGCTGGAGGCGACGCAAGCACTGCTGGAATGGGATGACCGAACAGGCTTACCCACTCAGGCCGGAGCGTACCGCGCCGAGCAGATCACGCAGCTCAGCGGTATGATCCATCAGCGCCAGGTGGCTCCTGAGTACGCCGAGCGTCTGCAAAAATTGAACGCGAAGGCTGATTCGCTTGACTTAACTCTTCAGCAAGCAAGTTCTCTGCGGCTCCTGTATCGCGAATATCACAAGAATGCTCGCTTGCCAACCGACTTGGTTCAGGCACTGGCTCGCGCTACCGTGCTGGGACAACAAGCTTGGGAAACGGCGCGTCATCAAGATGACTGGTCGCTGTTTCGTCCTCACCTGCAGCAGATCGTGCAGCTCAAGCGACAGCAGGCCCAACTGCTGCACGACGGCGGCTCGCTGTACGACTCGCTGCTAGATCAATACGAAATGGGGGCTCGCACGGGCGAAGTCAGTGAGCCTACGGTAGACGGTGCGCCATCCAATTTGGAAGAATCTGTCACTAACTTGCAGGCCGTTTTCGCAGCCCTGCGGGATGCACTGGCAGAACTTGTGCAGGTGCTGGGCGGTGCCCCTCGACGCCCTGCTGGACGAACATGGCAGCGTCCGATTGACGTCGCATGTCAACGAAAAACTAGTCGTTGGATATCCGAGCAGATTGGCTACAGCTTTCAGCGCGGTAGATTGGATGAGACCAGCCATCCGTTTTGCACCACGCTGGGACCTCACGATTGCAGAATACTGACGCGGTACCAGCCAGAGTATTTCCCCTGCGGATTCTACGGCACACTGCACGAGGCCGGCCACGGTCTGTATGAACAGGGACTGCTTACCGATTGGTACGGCCTGCCAGCCGGCAAGTATGTCAGCTTGGGCGTGCATGAATCGCAGTCGCGCTTGTGGGAGAATTTCGTTGGGCGCAGTCAGGCGTTTTGGCGATGGGCCTTTCCGCCGCTTTCAAAAATGGTCGGTGGAGCCTGGGATGGCCTGAGCGCTGATGACATTTATGGCGATGTGAATCTGGTCTGGCCGTCGTTGATTCGTGTCGAAGCGGATGAAGTCACCTACAACCTGCACATCCTGATTCGCTTCGAGCTGGAACAACAGCTTATTGGTGGTCAACTGACCGTCGACGATGCTCCAGAGGCTTGGAATCAGCGCTACCAGCACTACCTGGGCATCAATCCACCTTCGCCGCGTGATGGCATCTTGCAGGATGTACACTGGAGCGCCGGCCTGATCGGATATTTCCCTACCTACACACTGGGCAATCTGTATGCAGCTCAATTGATGCAGGCCGCCCAACGCGATGTGGGAGACCTGGAGCAACGGATAGGGCAGGGCGATTTTGAACCTCTGCTGGAGTGGCTTAGATCAAAGATTCATGCTCTGGGCGCTTGTTACGTACCCGCCGAATTGATTCACATGACGACGGGCCAACCACTCAGTCATCAGCCTCTGATTGACTATCTGCGATCTAAATTGTTTCCTCTGTACGGCCTGTGA
- a CDS encoding molybdenum cofactor guanylyltransferase, protein MVPSVEKSSGDLPPAYILAGGRSRRFPDDKARAIVAGQPQLLRLRDQLRSQGHDCWIIADRSDRYHDLGIQSLVDLDPGTGPLGGLVTALDHRLQRYGPGWILLLACDQFLWRAAWLLPIQDLWNPSHTSEEPTVPYQIVIWQLDGPRSSDPITMIPGLYHTRLLSQLRQRWQAGDRALKSLAADASVSIHSRSTATPPSHFAFNTPQQLEQLLDTHTPEGSPTE, encoded by the coding sequence ATGGTCCCCTCAGTTGAAAAGTCGTCAGGCGACCTACCACCTGCGTATATTTTGGCCGGAGGCCGCAGTCGCAGATTCCCCGATGACAAGGCCCGAGCCATCGTTGCTGGACAGCCGCAGTTGCTGCGATTGCGCGATCAATTACGCAGCCAGGGCCACGACTGTTGGATCATTGCCGATAGGAGCGACCGCTATCACGATTTAGGCATCCAGTCGCTGGTAGACCTCGACCCCGGTACTGGCCCGCTGGGAGGGCTCGTCACCGCGCTGGACCATCGCCTTCAGCGATATGGACCAGGATGGATTCTACTGCTGGCCTGTGATCAATTCTTATGGCGCGCCGCGTGGCTACTGCCCATTCAAGACCTCTGGAATCCCTCGCATACCTCTGAGGAACCTACTGTTCCCTATCAGATCGTCATTTGGCAATTAGACGGCCCACGGTCGAGCGATCCCATCACCATGATTCCTGGACTGTATCACACGCGGTTGTTGTCGCAACTTCGACAGCGTTGGCAAGCCGGCGACCGCGCATTGAAATCGCTCGCTGCCGATGCTAGTGTTTCAATTCATTCACGATCCACCGCCACCCCTCCAAGCCATTTTGCGTTCAACACCCCGCAGCAACTTGAGCAGTTGCTGGATACCCATACGCCAGAGGGATCTCCAACCGAATAG
- a CDS encoding ABC transporter permease subunit, with protein MYVIENPVLQRELLTNLRAARGFVLMLVYQLALASVLLMVYPSGQRVDLSTDSSIALQLVDLFFLGQYILASLMAPTFAAGAISGEKERKTYEMLLASPLRPWAIVIGKLVASLTHLVVLIIASLPIIMLALPLGGVSIWELLAAYLWLMISVVLFGSIGLACSCVFRRTAASLVVTYLLIFPLAIAGALFWRGLASNGDVRLFLTVFVLPPIYLGVSGVLCHWTARRLLYPPDVGSEGKEVVDLEEETKHAVGMIIQRDQFPDRLFAPPRRLALMRDDANPVYDKEIHAELFSQGTLMLRLVIQISMLLAIPLMGYLLFIAPRYCAWYFCYVIVFNILVAPVFSAGSLTSERERQTLELLLTTQLRPGQIIWGKLLAGFRVSYVLTLFLLWPIVLALVLNMAVFGSNWLSILALFAIVTLAAAFNSVSALVCSALSRKTSVAMLTSYSVLLAVYFLPVAVWYLSETVGQWQGLTGLNRIGVASPLMTCFWVPLDSNVIPGAEGASGNGGDWLVVLSYLAVTGTLIATAWGILIAVLGNRWGMTGR; from the coding sequence ATGTATGTCATTGAAAACCCTGTTTTGCAACGCGAGTTGTTGACGAATCTGCGAGCGGCGCGGGGGTTTGTGTTGATGTTGGTCTATCAGTTGGCTCTGGCCAGCGTGCTGTTGATGGTCTACCCATCGGGACAGCGAGTCGATCTGTCGACCGATTCGTCTATAGCTTTGCAACTGGTTGATCTATTCTTCTTGGGACAGTACATCTTGGCATCACTGATGGCTCCCACATTTGCAGCTGGTGCAATCAGCGGCGAGAAGGAACGCAAGACCTACGAAATGCTGTTGGCCAGTCCGCTCAGGCCGTGGGCGATTGTAATCGGCAAACTGGTGGCATCGTTAACTCACTTGGTCGTGCTAATCATCGCGTCACTGCCGATCATCATGTTGGCTTTGCCGCTGGGCGGCGTCAGTATTTGGGAGTTGCTGGCGGCTTACTTGTGGTTGATGATCTCGGTGGTGTTATTCGGTTCGATTGGTCTGGCATGTAGTTGCGTATTTCGTCGCACGGCAGCTTCGCTGGTCGTGACGTACTTGCTGATTTTTCCGTTGGCAATCGCTGGTGCTCTGTTTTGGCGCGGTCTGGCCAGTAACGGCGATGTACGACTGTTTCTAACGGTGTTCGTTTTGCCGCCCATCTACTTGGGAGTCAGCGGAGTCTTATGCCACTGGACGGCCCGACGTCTTCTGTATCCGCCCGATGTCGGCAGCGAAGGTAAGGAAGTGGTCGATCTGGAGGAAGAGACCAAGCATGCAGTGGGCATGATTATTCAGCGCGACCAATTTCCCGATCGCTTGTTTGCTCCGCCACGCCGCCTGGCGCTGATGCGCGATGACGCCAATCCGGTGTACGACAAGGAGATTCACGCAGAGCTGTTCAGTCAAGGCACGCTAATGTTGCGCTTGGTGATTCAAATCAGCATGTTGCTGGCCATACCGTTGATGGGCTATCTGCTGTTTATTGCTCCGCGCTACTGCGCCTGGTATTTCTGTTACGTCATCGTGTTTAATATTCTGGTTGCTCCAGTTTTCTCCGCAGGCAGCTTGACTAGCGAGCGCGAGCGGCAAACGCTGGAACTGTTGCTGACCACTCAACTTCGACCGGGGCAGATTATCTGGGGTAAGCTGTTGGCAGGCTTTCGCGTGTCCTATGTGCTGACTCTGTTTTTGCTGTGGCCCATCGTACTGGCTTTGGTGCTGAACATGGCCGTCTTCGGCAGCAACTGGCTGTCAATTCTAGCCTTGTTTGCCATCGTAACCTTAGCGGCCGCATTCAATTCAGTCAGCGCCCTAGTGTGTTCTGCCCTCAGCCGAAAGACATCGGTGGCGATGCTGACGAGCTACTCCGTACTGTTGGCGGTCTATTTCTTGCCAGTGGCTGTTTGGTATTTGAGCGAGACGGTCGGCCAGTGGCAGGGGTTGACTGGCCTGAACCGGATCGGAGTCGCTAGTCCGTTGATGACCTGTTTCTGGGTCCCCCTGGATTCTAACGTTATACCTGGTGCCGAAGGTGCATCAGGCAACGGCGGTGATTGGCTGGTGGTCTTGTCGTACTTGGCAGTCACTGGAACCTTGATTGCCACCGCCTGGGGTATTCTGATCGCCGTCCTGGGCAACCGCTGGGGAATGACAGGGCGATAG
- a CDS encoding adenylate/guanylate cyclase domain-containing protein, giving the protein MPDLIAQGRRPQDRWRRALPDQPVESILGRTSQPWAVRWDDRISRQHATLVWNGTRLQVTRLPDSRNAIFFQGRQCDQFEVDIGEHFVIGQTTFTLIDQQVNFSQVLSPAVAEQTFSAQALRQNKYKDAGRRIEALGKLPEIIAGASDDSELCSRVVNLLLEGVPQASFVAIVRLITAGAASDDQQTNSGKVSKQLDTRLALEVLHWDCRSLAGREFSPSVSLVKAAERSGQSVLHVWNRSISDANDFTQSENVDWAFCTPVLSDSCPGWAIYVAGDFPSAGLLSIEMPAADQLQDDLKFTELAATTLGALRQVRMLQRRQDSLSNFFAPVVLSALSGRDPDQVLAPRQTNVSVLFCDLQGFSKHSEAADELLELLQRVSGALGVMTHHILAGGGVVGDFHGDAAMGFWGWPLADSSYIQKTCQAAVEIRREFLRSAAEPDHPLANFLAGLGIATGPAVAGRIGTADQVKVTVFGPVVNLASRLESMTRQLRASILIDEATAQWVRSHASSTELRVRRVARILPYGMTTPLVVSELLPPAGPDCILTDEHLLRYERALDCFLRGQWQDAFRLLHEVPAEDQVKDFITFQIAQHHRTAPVNWDGIIRLPSK; this is encoded by the coding sequence ATGCCGGACCTGATTGCCCAAGGACGCCGCCCTCAAGATCGCTGGCGGCGCGCGTTGCCGGATCAGCCGGTGGAATCCATCCTGGGACGCACCAGTCAACCCTGGGCGGTGCGCTGGGATGATCGTATCTCTCGGCAACACGCCACGCTTGTATGGAACGGCACTCGCCTGCAAGTCACTCGGCTGCCCGACTCTCGCAACGCCATCTTCTTTCAGGGACGTCAATGCGACCAGTTTGAAGTGGACATTGGAGAACACTTTGTCATCGGCCAGACAACCTTCACATTGATCGATCAACAAGTCAATTTCTCGCAGGTGCTTTCGCCTGCTGTGGCCGAGCAAACTTTTTCTGCGCAGGCACTGCGTCAGAATAAATACAAGGATGCTGGCCGGCGCATCGAAGCCCTCGGCAAACTGCCCGAAATCATCGCCGGTGCCTCAGACGACTCAGAATTGTGCAGCCGAGTTGTTAACCTGCTGCTGGAAGGCGTACCCCAAGCTAGCTTCGTGGCCATCGTGCGGCTGATAACAGCAGGCGCAGCCAGTGATGATCAACAGACCAACAGCGGCAAAGTATCTAAGCAGTTGGATACTCGCCTTGCCTTGGAGGTTTTGCACTGGGATTGTCGATCGCTGGCCGGTCGAGAGTTTTCGCCCAGCGTCAGCTTGGTTAAAGCCGCTGAACGCTCGGGTCAAAGCGTGCTGCATGTTTGGAATCGCTCGATTAGCGATGCAAATGATTTTACACAAAGTGAGAACGTAGATTGGGCATTTTGTACGCCCGTATTGTCGGACTCTTGCCCCGGTTGGGCGATCTACGTGGCCGGAGACTTCCCCTCCGCCGGGCTTTTGAGCATCGAGATGCCGGCCGCCGATCAATTGCAAGACGACTTGAAGTTTACCGAGCTAGCCGCGACCACCCTGGGTGCCTTGCGCCAAGTAAGGATGTTGCAGCGACGTCAAGATAGTCTGAGCAACTTCTTTGCCCCCGTCGTTTTGAGTGCGCTGTCGGGCCGTGACCCAGACCAAGTGTTGGCTCCGCGCCAAACCAACGTCTCCGTACTGTTTTGTGATCTGCAAGGCTTTTCCAAACACAGCGAGGCAGCCGACGAGTTACTTGAACTGCTGCAACGCGTTAGCGGTGCGTTGGGAGTCATGACGCACCATATTCTGGCCGGTGGGGGCGTGGTGGGCGATTTTCATGGCGATGCTGCCATGGGCTTTTGGGGTTGGCCCCTGGCTGATTCGTCTTACATCCAAAAAACATGTCAAGCAGCCGTCGAGATTCGACGCGAATTCTTGCGCTCAGCCGCCGAACCAGATCATCCGCTGGCTAATTTTTTGGCAGGTCTAGGAATTGCCACCGGACCAGCGGTCGCCGGCAGGATCGGTACGGCGGATCAAGTGAAGGTCACGGTGTTTGGACCAGTCGTCAATCTGGCATCGCGGTTGGAGAGTATGACTCGGCAACTGCGTGCTTCCATCTTGATTGACGAAGCTACTGCTCAGTGGGTACGAAGTCACGCATCGTCCACCGAACTGCGGGTACGCCGCGTCGCTCGTATTTTGCCGTACGGTATGACGACTCCCCTGGTAGTCAGTGAATTATTGCCACCCGCAGGGCCAGATTGTATTCTGACGGACGAGCACCTTCTCAGGTACGAACGCGCGCTGGATTGTTTTTTGAGAGGCCAGTGGCAAGATGCTTTTCGCTTGCTGCACGAGGTGCCGGCAGAAGATCAAGTCAAGGATTTTATTACCTTCCAAATCGCGCAGCACCATCGTACGGCACCAGTCAATTGGGACGGGATCATTCGATTGCCCAGTAAATAA
- a CDS encoding sigma-70 family RNA polymerase sigma factor, with protein MIVEAEESITCQSLVDLVLDAKRGDRQAQCQLYERYYQSTLALAFRKLGNWDEAEELVQDVFIQAFQRIEQLRMPEAFGGWLRQIVRRMAINRLTRRSAVGCADVDAMEHEDLGARNPLDILLRNERCQQVHSSLERLGETDRQTLEAFYMGGQSLIEMAAYFEAPIGTIKRRLHIARKRLAAEIESVQAI; from the coding sequence ATGATCGTAGAAGCAGAAGAGTCTATTACTTGCCAGTCGCTGGTGGACTTAGTCCTGGATGCCAAGCGGGGCGATCGTCAGGCCCAGTGCCAGTTGTACGAGCGATACTACCAGTCGACGCTGGCGTTGGCCTTTCGCAAGCTGGGGAATTGGGACGAGGCCGAAGAGTTGGTCCAGGATGTCTTCATCCAGGCGTTCCAGCGAATCGAGCAGTTGCGGATGCCTGAAGCCTTCGGCGGCTGGCTGCGTCAAATCGTGCGGCGCATGGCCATCAATCGGCTGACTCGCCGCAGCGCGGTTGGATGTGCAGATGTTGATGCGATGGAACACGAAGACTTGGGGGCGCGCAATCCTCTGGATATTCTGCTGCGTAACGAACGCTGTCAGCAGGTACACAGCAGCCTGGAACGGCTAGGGGAGACCGACCGTCAGACATTAGAAGCATTTTACATGGGCGGCCAGTCGTTGATTGAAATGGCGGCCTATTTTGAAGCTCCAATCGGAACGATCAAGCGGCGATTGCACATCGCGCGCAAGCGTTTGGCCGCAGAGATCGAGAGCGTTCAGGCCATCTAG
- a CDS encoding DUF423 domain-containing protein: MSRVIIIAAGIVGGLSVMLGAYAAHGLPENLQRQALEPDAIVKRVQQCEVGVRYQMVHSVALLALGLSAVSRRRPAQLAAVLWMLGIALFCGGLYSISLLGVLGHWAIVPSGGLCLMIGWLCIVWLGIGRSHGNPADDRK, translated from the coding sequence ATGTCCAGAGTTATCATCATTGCGGCGGGAATCGTCGGTGGATTGTCGGTCATGCTCGGAGCCTACGCAGCCCACGGTTTGCCTGAGAACCTTCAGCGACAGGCGCTCGAGCCGGATGCAATCGTCAAGCGAGTGCAGCAATGCGAGGTAGGCGTACGGTATCAAATGGTGCATAGCGTCGCGTTGTTGGCGCTGGGACTATCGGCAGTCAGTCGCCGTCGGCCTGCGCAACTGGCAGCGGTCTTGTGGATGTTGGGAATTGCGCTGTTCTGTGGTGGACTGTACAGCATCTCTTTGCTGGGTGTGCTTGGCCATTGGGCCATCGTACCGAGCGGTGGATTGTGCTTGATGATCGGCTGGCTGTGCATCGTATGGTTGGGAATTGGTCGAAGCCATGGAAATCCTGCCGACGATCGGAAATAA
- a CDS encoding Gfo/Idh/MocA family oxidoreductase — protein MTTHIQSEQASSIQEPSNRRGFLRDSATATAATALVAGAMRTVHAADDETIQVALVGCGGRGSGAATNALSVPNEPMKLVAMADVFDNRLQSSFQGLSGQLGDKVDVPEDRRFIGFDAYKLAMDCLRPGDVVILTTPPAFRWVQFRYAIERGLNVFMEKPVTVDAPTSKRMLELSKLADAKNIKAAVGLMCRHCEARHELVKRIRDGEIGDVLMLRAYRMAGPTGSAATGPKPEGISELDYQIQRFHSFLWLSGGAFSDFLIHNIDECCWIKDAWPVEAIGSGGRHYRGEDIDQNFDTYSVEYTFEDGTKLFLNGRTIPGCHNEFASFVHGSKRCATISARGHSPAHCRIYNGQRFNRSEIAWRFDRGEPNPYQLEWNNLIAAIRNNTPYNEVPRGVMASLVTSMGRMACHTGQRITLEEFMEHDHEFAPGIDQLTPTSPSPLPASADGKYPVPMPGIVTNREYASA, from the coding sequence ATGACTACGCATATTCAATCTGAACAAGCATCCTCAATTCAAGAGCCATCCAATCGACGCGGATTCCTGCGAGATTCGGCCACCGCCACTGCCGCCACGGCGCTAGTAGCAGGAGCCATGCGAACCGTTCACGCTGCCGACGATGAAACGATCCAAGTGGCGCTCGTCGGTTGCGGTGGTCGCGGATCGGGAGCTGCGACCAACGCTCTATCGGTGCCCAACGAACCGATGAAGCTGGTTGCCATGGCTGATGTATTCGACAATCGGCTGCAATCCAGTTTCCAAGGCTTGTCAGGCCAGCTTGGTGACAAAGTTGATGTGCCGGAAGATCGCCGATTTATTGGTTTCGACGCGTACAAGCTGGCTATGGATTGTTTGCGTCCAGGCGACGTGGTGATTCTGACAACGCCGCCGGCCTTTCGCTGGGTTCAATTCCGCTATGCCATCGAGCGTGGACTCAATGTGTTTATGGAAAAGCCAGTTACGGTCGATGCGCCTACCAGTAAACGCATGTTGGAGTTGTCGAAACTGGCTGACGCCAAAAACATCAAAGCCGCTGTGGGTTTGATGTGCCGCCACTGTGAAGCGCGCCACGAACTGGTCAAGCGCATTCGCGATGGCGAAATCGGCGATGTGTTGATGCTGCGCGCCTATCGCATGGCAGGCCCAACCGGCTCAGCTGCTACCGGCCCGAAGCCAGAAGGCATCAGTGAACTGGATTACCAGATCCAGCGTTTCCATTCCTTCCTGTGGCTCAGCGGTGGAGCGTTCAGCGACTTTCTGATCCATAATATCGACGAGTGTTGCTGGATCAAAGATGCCTGGCCGGTAGAAGCCATCGGTTCTGGAGGCCGACATTATCGCGGCGAAGACATTGACCAAAATTTTGATACTTACTCGGTTGAGTATACCTTTGAAGATGGTACCAAGCTGTTTCTAAACGGTCGTACCATTCCGGGCTGCCACAATGAGTTTGCCAGCTTTGTGCATGGATCAAAACGCTGTGCCACGATTTCTGCTCGCGGGCATTCACCGGCTCATTGCCGAATTTACAACGGCCAGCGCTTCAACCGCTCTGAAATCGCCTGGCGGTTCGATCGTGGCGAGCCCAACCCGTATCAACTGGAGTGGAACAACTTGATCGCGGCTATTCGCAATAACACTCCCTACAACGAAGTACCGCGCGGCGTAATGGCCAGTCTGGTGACCAGCATGGGGCGCATGGCTTGCCATACCGGCCAACGGATTACCCTCGAAGAGTTCATGGAGCATGACCACGAATTCGCTCCGGGGATCGACCAGCTGACTCCGACCAGCCCTTCGCCGCTGCCCGCCAGTGCCGATGGCAAGTACCCCGTCCCCATGCCCGGCATCGTCACGAACCGCGAGTATGCCAGCGCCTAA